In the Haloactinospora alba genome, CGTGGTGTCGGCCTGCTCCCGCACGACGGGTTTGGCGTTGAAGGCGATACCCAGGCCGGCCGCCTGCAGCATGTCGAGGTCGTTGGCCCCGTCGCCGATGGCCACGGTCCGATCGCGCGGGACCCCGGCCTCCTCGGCGAAACGTTCCAACGCCAGCGCTTTCCCCTTCCGGTCGACGACCGGCCCCACCAGGCCACCGGTGAGTTTCCCGTCGACGACCTCCAGCGTGTTCGCCGCGGAGTAGTCCAGGTCGAGGCGCTCCACGAGGGCGTCCGTGATCTGGGTGAACCCGCCGCTGACGATCGCGCACTCGTAGCCGAGCCGCTTCAGGGTGCGGATCAGTGTCCGGGCGCCCGGGGTGAGAACGAGCTGGTCGCGGACCGCGTCCAGCGCGGAGGCGTCCAGTCCCTCCAGCAGGGCCACACGCCGCCGCAACGACTCCTCGAAGTCCAGGTTGCCGCGCATCGCCTCCTCGGTGACCCGAGCGATCTCCTCGGTGCATCCCGCGTGTTCCGCGAGGAGGTCGATCACCTCCCCCTGGATGAGCGTCGAGTCCACATCCAGGGTCACGAGGTGTTTCGCCCGGCGGTGCAGTCCACTGGGCTGAACGGCGATGTCGATGGACTGGGTGGCGGCCTCCAGCGCCAGGTCAGCGCGCAGCTGTTCCGGTTCGGCGCCGGAGATCTCCAGCTCGATCGAGGTCACGGGGTACTGGGCGAGGCGTTCTATCCGGTCGATGTTCGCGCCGGACCGCGCGACACACGAGGCCACCGCCCCGAGCGCGCCCGGGCGGAGCGGGTCGGCCAGAAGAGTCACGTGCAGCCGGTCCGTGGCGGCAGCGCCGACCCGGTCGTCGCTGCCGGTGGAGAACTCCACGTCCATACCGAGGTCGATCGCGGTCTTCTCGACGGCGCCGCGGACCTCCTCGAAGACGCGTTCCCGGCGGACTCCCGGCGCGACGCTCTCATCGACGGTGACCAGCGCGCCAAGAACGAGCTGGTTGCCGATGACGACCTGTTCCAGGTCGACGATGGTCACGGGGAATACGGAGAGGGTGGTGAGCAGGCGTGCGCTGACGCCCGGCCGGTCGTGTCCGGTCACGGTCACCAGGAGCGTACATTCGTGTTTCATGGCGAGCACTACGGTACTCGGCCGACTTTCGGGACGAACCGGCAGGGCGGTGAACACGGGGTAACAGCGTCGTGCGCTGGGCTCGGTCCTGTTTTTCGGACGCTTGTCCTGCTGCGCGCCGCCCCAGAACACCGCCCGGCGGCGTTCCCGTCGGTCGGCCGTGCCGGGGCGGCACCGGAGACGCCGCTCGCGACGAACAGCGCCCGAAAACAGGCCCTAGTCGTGTTTCGTCCCCACGCGTGCCTTGGTTCGGACGCTGATCCCACCGAGCAGGCAGGTTCCGGTCAACCGGACCGTGGGCGCGCCCGGGTCGGTGATCATGTCGGTGCTGTTCGTCTCGGTGCCGCCCAGGAACGCGTTCGTGTTGTTTATCACACGCACGCCGGGCGGGACGGTGATGTTCAGCCCTCCCAGGATGACGGCGCACTGCATGGTGACCTCGCGTTGGGCGAGGACGGCCTCCCGCAGGTCCAGTTCCGCCCCGCCGGCAACGACCGAC is a window encoding:
- the serB gene encoding phosphoserine phosphatase SerB, whose amino-acid sequence is MKHECTLLVTVTGHDRPGVSARLLTTLSVFPVTIVDLEQVVIGNQLVLGALVTVDESVAPGVRRERVFEEVRGAVEKTAIDLGMDVEFSTGSDDRVGAAATDRLHVTLLADPLRPGALGAVASCVARSGANIDRIERLAQYPVTSIELEISGAEPEQLRADLALEAATQSIDIAVQPSGLHRRAKHLVTLDVDSTLIQGEVIDLLAEHAGCTEEIARVTEEAMRGNLDFEESLRRRVALLEGLDASALDAVRDQLVLTPGARTLIRTLKRLGYECAIVSGGFTQITDALVERLDLDYSAANTLEVVDGKLTGGLVGPVVDRKGKALALERFAEEAGVPRDRTVAIGDGANDLDMLQAAGLGIAFNAKPVVREQADTTVNVPYLDTVIFLLGISREEVEAADLME